A single window of Pontibacillus chungwhensis DNA harbors:
- the hemE gene encoding uroporphyrinogen decarboxylase, whose protein sequence is MTNSFNDTILKAFRGEQTDHVPVWYMRQAGRSQPEYNKLKEKYSLFEITHQPELCAYVTRLPVENYNVDAAILYKDIMSPLPAIGVDVEIKKGIGPVIHNPIRSLADVEKLGEIDPQSDVPYVLDTIKLLTKEQLNVPLIGFSGAPFTMASYMIEGGPSKNYHKTKAMMYTDPKAWFLLMDKLADLVIRYVRAQIHSGAKAIQIFDSWVGALSVRDYRQFIKPVMERIFSELRSENVPLIMHGVGATHLANDWNDLPLDVVGLDWRTTIHEARDMGITKTVQGNLDPAILLADWETIEERTKAILDQGMSQPGFVFNLGHGVFPDVKPETLKRLTQFIHEYSKQS, encoded by the coding sequence ATGACAAATTCATTTAATGACACAATCTTAAAAGCTTTCAGAGGCGAACAGACAGACCATGTACCTGTATGGTATATGAGGCAGGCCGGTCGTTCCCAGCCTGAATACAATAAATTGAAAGAGAAATACTCTTTATTCGAGATTACTCATCAACCAGAGTTATGCGCTTACGTAACCCGTTTACCAGTGGAAAACTATAACGTTGATGCAGCCATTCTCTATAAAGATATCATGTCACCTCTACCGGCAATTGGCGTGGATGTGGAGATCAAAAAAGGAATTGGGCCTGTCATCCATAACCCAATTCGTTCATTAGCTGATGTTGAAAAGCTTGGTGAAATTGATCCGCAATCTGACGTTCCTTACGTCTTAGATACCATTAAACTTCTAACAAAAGAGCAGTTAAACGTTCCATTAATCGGATTTAGCGGGGCACCGTTTACGATGGCGAGCTATATGATTGAAGGCGGACCTTCGAAGAATTATCATAAGACAAAAGCGATGATGTACACGGATCCGAAAGCCTGGTTCTTATTAATGGACAAACTGGCGGATCTTGTGATTCGTTACGTACGTGCGCAAATTCATTCAGGAGCGAAAGCGATTCAGATCTTTGATTCCTGGGTAGGAGCTCTAAGTGTGCGGGACTACCGTCAGTTTATCAAGCCTGTGATGGAGCGAATCTTCTCCGAGCTACGCTCAGAAAACGTACCCCTTATTATGCATGGTGTGGGGGCAACTCACCTAGCGAATGACTGGAATGACCTGCCTTTAGACGTGGTAGGACTTGATTGGCGTACAACGATCCATGAAGCACGAGATATGGGGATTACGAAAACAGTTCAGGGAAATCTTGATCCGGCCATATTGCTAGCCGATTGGGAGACGATAGAAGAACGTACAAAAGCTATACTAGACCAAGGGATGAGTCAGCCAGGTTTTGTATTTAACCTTGGCCACGGTGTCTTCCCTGATGTGAAACCTGAGACTCTTAAGCGATTAACGCAGTTTATTCATGAGTATTCTAAACAGTCGTAA
- the hemH gene encoding ferrochelatase — MAKKTMGLLVMAYGTPYKEEDLERYYTHIRRGRTPSQEMIDELRGRYEAIGGISPLARITQEQADALTAKLNEVQEDVEFKLYLGLKHIDPFIEDAVEQMANDGIEEAVSIVLAPHYSTFSVKSYNGRAQEEAEKHGVTKITSVESWYDEEGFIQYWTEALRKVYEEMPAEEREKSVLIVSAHSLPEKIIQNGDPYPDQLQKTADLIADQLQIQNYEIGWQSEGNTPDPWIGPDVQDLTRDLYHEKGYRTFVYAPVGFVSDHLEVLYDNDYECKVVCDELGASYYRPEMPNTHPLFISTLAEVVLKQAKK, encoded by the coding sequence ATGGCAAAGAAAACAATGGGACTTCTTGTAATGGCATATGGTACACCCTATAAAGAAGAGGATCTGGAGCGATATTACACGCATATCCGTCGTGGACGCACGCCTTCACAAGAGATGATTGATGAACTACGCGGTCGTTACGAAGCAATTGGCGGTATTTCTCCACTTGCTCGCATCACACAAGAACAAGCAGATGCTTTAACAGCAAAGTTGAATGAAGTTCAGGAGGATGTGGAATTCAAGCTTTATTTAGGCTTGAAGCACATCGATCCCTTTATTGAAGATGCTGTTGAGCAAATGGCGAATGATGGAATTGAAGAGGCTGTATCAATTGTGTTGGCCCCTCACTACTCTACGTTCAGCGTGAAATCGTATAACGGACGTGCCCAAGAAGAGGCGGAAAAACATGGTGTAACGAAGATCACGTCTGTTGAGAGCTGGTACGATGAGGAAGGATTCATTCAATACTGGACCGAAGCGCTTCGCAAAGTATATGAAGAAATGCCAGCAGAAGAGCGTGAGAAATCCGTTCTGATTGTTTCGGCTCACAGTCTTCCTGAAAAGATCATTCAAAACGGAGACCCGTACCCGGATCAGCTTCAGAAAACGGCTGACCTGATTGCGGATCAACTTCAGATTCAAAACTATGAAATTGGTTGGCAAAGTGAAGGAAACACACCAGATCCTTGGATCGGACCAGATGTACAGGACTTAACGAGGGATCTTTACCACGAAAAAGGGTATCGTACGTTTGTTTATGCACCTGTTGGGTTTGTTTCTGATCATTTAGAAGTTCTTTATGATAACGATTATGAGTGTAAAGTTGTATGTGATGAGTTAGGTGCTTCATACTACCGTCCAGAAATGCCGAATACTCATCCATTATTTATTAGCACACTAGCAGAAGTGGTTTTAAAACAGGCTAAAAAGTAG